From a region of the Streptomyces asiaticus genome:
- a CDS encoding LysR family transcriptional regulator, with product MQVDLNLLTVLDALLEEGSVRGAARRLQLSSPAVSRTLGRLRRVTGDDLLVRTGHAMTPTPYAVSIREDVRRLVRQAEEVLSPSRELELMALERTFTLQCHDALAASLVPVLVSKVQEQAPGVQLRVLAETSTDTDDLRHGRIELELGGGRPSLPEFRSETLGHDPLVVAMRPDHPYADSLDLHAYASQPHVIVSRRGRLTAPIDDVLAQEGLHRRVVAAVATLPAALQIAGRSNLLLTTTAILGRPLIEAFSLITRPIPVEFPAAPINCSWHQRNDSDIAHAWLRDQVRAALAEIVTA from the coding sequence GTGCAAGTGGATTTGAATCTGCTGACTGTGCTCGACGCTCTGCTCGAGGAAGGCAGCGTGAGGGGTGCGGCCAGGCGGCTGCAGTTGTCGTCGCCCGCGGTCAGCCGCACGCTCGGTCGGCTCCGGAGGGTGACCGGCGACGACCTCCTGGTGCGTACGGGCCATGCGATGACCCCTACGCCGTATGCGGTGTCGATCCGGGAGGACGTCCGTCGGCTGGTAAGACAGGCCGAGGAGGTGCTCTCGCCGAGCCGCGAGCTGGAACTCATGGCGCTGGAGCGCACCTTCACGCTCCAGTGCCATGATGCGCTTGCCGCGTCGCTGGTGCCCGTGTTGGTCAGCAAGGTCCAGGAGCAGGCTCCCGGCGTGCAGTTGCGGGTGCTGGCCGAGACCTCCACCGACACCGACGACCTGCGGCACGGCCGCATCGAGCTAGAACTCGGCGGAGGCCGGCCGAGCCTGCCCGAGTTCCGGTCCGAGACCCTCGGCCACGACCCCCTCGTTGTGGCGATGCGTCCCGACCATCCGTACGCCGACAGCCTCGATCTGCACGCGTACGCCTCGCAGCCACACGTGATCGTCTCCCGGCGCGGCCGCCTGACCGCACCGATCGACGACGTGCTGGCCCAAGAAGGCCTGCACCGTCGGGTCGTCGCGGCCGTGGCGACCCTCCCCGCGGCCCTCCAGATAGCCGGCCGCAGCAACCTGCTGCTCACCACCACGGCGATCCTCGGCCGTCCGCTCATCGAAGCGTTCAGCTTGATCACGAGGCCGATACCGGTCGAGTTCCCGGCGGCGCCGATCAATTGCAGTTGGCACCAGCGCAACGACTCGGACATCGCGCACGCCTGGCTCCGCGATCAGGTAAGGGCGGCTCTCGCGGAGATCGTCACCGCCTAA
- a CDS encoding NAD(P)-dependent oxidoreductase, protein MNLTILAASGRTGIALTRRALQRGHTVTAIARDPERIPVPNSDALYKVAGDVHDPASISAAIDADSVVLSALGADKAGILLAGARTVVAARSRRIIWLGAYGTGKSAEVAGEAAGVIVKLLGGDHLADKVEADNTVLTAGGTVFHAGVLADGPESPTRRTVGLRDAPPFDLTAKVTRDTVAAAMLDEAEEPHFPGTVALPLAG, encoded by the coding sequence ATGAATCTCACGATCCTTGCGGCTTCCGGCAGGACCGGAATCGCGCTTACTCGGCGGGCGCTACAGCGTGGTCACACCGTTACCGCGATTGCGCGCGACCCCGAGCGAATTCCGGTACCCAATTCCGACGCTCTGTATAAAGTGGCGGGTGATGTGCATGACCCCGCGAGTATTTCTGCGGCGATCGATGCGGATTCCGTAGTCCTTTCCGCTCTCGGCGCGGACAAGGCGGGAATTCTCCTGGCTGGCGCCAGGACAGTTGTCGCGGCCCGGTCACGGCGCATCATCTGGCTCGGTGCGTACGGCACGGGCAAGTCCGCCGAGGTGGCAGGGGAGGCGGCCGGCGTCATCGTGAAGCTGCTGGGGGGCGATCATCTTGCGGACAAGGTCGAGGCCGACAACACGGTCCTTACGGCCGGTGGCACGGTCTTTCATGCCGGGGTGCTGGCCGACGGACCGGAAAGCCCCACCCGGCGCACGGTCGGTCTGCGGGATGCGCCTCCGTTCGATCTCACCGCGAAGGTCACCCGTGACACCGTAGCGGCGGCCATGCTCGACGAGGCCGAGGAGCCACACTTCCCCGGAACCGTGGCCCTGCCGCTGGCCGGTTAG
- a CDS encoding TetR/AcrR family transcriptional regulator → MRTVDWSTLRPRSQESADEGLRERKKRLMRQQLSDTATAMFLERGFEAVRVAEIAQACGVSEKTVFNYFPTKESLVLDLGEATMNSLRQTLADPGLAPVEAALAILDQELKDITSWLAAQADAVEAKVVLMRFGRLVRSTPSLRAYQRDMTDRLVAEAAEILASRAGLSQDDPEPQIAAIALLGLWSVQFQALRRHLGRDVAPERLHQAVTADVMRAARLIDTGLHVLGTAGETDRSEQAG, encoded by the coding sequence ATGCGCACTGTGGACTGGTCGACGCTCCGCCCAAGGAGCCAGGAATCCGCGGACGAAGGCCTTCGGGAGCGCAAGAAGCGGCTGATGCGTCAGCAGCTGTCTGATACAGCGACCGCGATGTTCCTGGAGCGCGGCTTCGAGGCTGTGCGCGTGGCGGAGATCGCGCAGGCGTGCGGAGTCTCGGAGAAGACGGTGTTCAACTACTTCCCGACCAAGGAGTCCTTGGTCCTGGATTTGGGCGAGGCCACCATGAACTCGCTGCGCCAGACTCTCGCTGACCCGGGCCTGGCACCGGTCGAGGCGGCGCTGGCGATCCTCGACCAGGAGCTGAAGGACATCACCTCCTGGCTCGCCGCGCAGGCCGACGCTGTCGAGGCGAAGGTCGTGCTCATGCGCTTCGGGAGGCTGGTCAGGTCCACCCCGTCTTTGCGGGCCTATCAGCGGGACATGACTGACCGGCTGGTCGCCGAGGCCGCCGAGATTCTTGCCTCGCGCGCTGGCCTGAGCCAGGACGACCCCGAACCGCAGATCGCCGCGATCGCCCTCCTTGGCCTGTGGTCCGTCCAGTTCCAAGCCCTGCGCCGCCACCTCGGGCGCGACGTCGCTCCCGAGCGGCTTCACCAGGCCGTCACCGCAGATGTCATGCGTGCGGCTCGGCTCATCGACACCGGGCTGCATGTGCTCGGCACGGCCGGTGAAACCGACCGGTCCGAGCAGGCCGGGTGA
- a CDS encoding SRPBCC family protein — protein sequence MSEIHIVRDYPHRPEMVWRAVTDPQLVPLWTATGAGARPEGFAPVVGTKFAFVAKPRPGWSGVVSCEVLEVRKPELLRFSWQDESGGAVTEVAYRIQAWGEGTRFIYDHTGFTGVGGLFMSKFLGSVRTKMLTKGLPAVLDDLDDQGSLRPDSSLRPHE from the coding sequence ATGAGTGAGATCCACATCGTCCGCGACTACCCCCACCGGCCGGAAATGGTGTGGCGCGCGGTCACCGACCCTCAGCTGGTCCCGCTGTGGACGGCGACCGGCGCCGGCGCCCGCCCTGAGGGCTTCGCGCCCGTCGTTGGCACCAAGTTCGCCTTCGTGGCCAAGCCTCGGCCCGGATGGAGCGGCGTCGTCTCCTGTGAGGTTCTGGAGGTGCGCAAGCCGGAACTATTGCGGTTTTCTTGGCAGGATGAGAGCGGAGGTGCGGTGACCGAGGTCGCCTACCGGATTCAGGCGTGGGGCGAAGGCACGCGCTTCATCTACGACCACACGGGCTTCACCGGTGTCGGCGGCCTGTTCATGTCCAAGTTTCTCGGCAGCGTCCGCACCAAGATGCTCACGAAGGGCCTGCCCGCAGTGCTGGACGACCTCGATGATCAGGGTTCGCTGCGCCCGGACAGTTCTCTGCGCCCACATGAATAG